A region of the Legionella sp. PATHC035 genome:
TCCTGGTAATAAATTAGGTTCAGGTAAATGAAACCAATGATTGATCCTCACTAAAGGTTTGGGAATGTATTCTCCAAAAGGAACAAGTTGGCGCTTCAGTTTTTTACCTTTAGCTTGCCCAAGCGTAATGATTGCGTTGTAATAATTGGTTTCCCTATCATTGGTAGGTTGTAAAATACCTAACATCAGTGCGCTTTTTGCTTTTAATGCTTTGTTATTTAGTCTGAGTAAATATTTATCCAAATAACTTGCGGGGAGTGGTATGGCAGACTCGGGCAAAATAATTAATTGTTTTCCTAAGAGTTTATTGATTGCCTTTTCATAATACTCCAGCAGGTTCCAAAATAAGGCTTCATCCCATTTGTCGCGCATCGATAAATTGGCTTGAACAGCACCGATACTTATAGGTTCCTGTTTTATTTTTGACCATGAAATGTTTTTAAACAGCATTGGACTGATAAGAATCAGTACAATGGCAATAAGATAATGGTAACGTTTTGAGGAGTTTTGTGCCACCGCTAAGGTGATTAATGCTGAAACTAGGACACATACTAAACTGAGCCCATAAATTCCTAAAATAGGAGCAACATATTTTATTGGTGTATCAATAAGTGGTGTTCCTACTAACAACCAAGGGAAGCCAGTAAATAAAGTAGCACGGCAATATTCACTCAAACACCATAAGACACAAAATAGAACTAAAGACAACAACTTCCGGTTTTTGAGTTCAAGCACTTTATAAAGATAAGCAACTAAAGCAGGGAAGAGCGAGAGATACATAATGAAAATTAATGTAACCAATCCTGCAAGGCAATAATTCAGTTGACCGTAATCATGGATACTGACTATGACCCAAGAAACCCCAAATCCGAAATAACCCATCCCGTAAAAAAATCCTAGAGAAACGCCTTGTTTTCTAGAGCAATTTTGGAGGCTCGAATAAAGAAATGCCAAACTTAATAGTGTAAGACCTGGTATATGAAAAGGAGCAAAACCAAAGGGTGCGAGCAGACCTGCTATAAATACAAAAAAGTATTTAATAGAGCCAAGACGAATTGAGGAATTTAATGGAATAGAATTGGCTAAAGCAGTTTGCTTCATGAGTTGTAAAAAAAATATAAAAAGATAAGATAATGTAGTCCTCTAATTAGGTCAAGGATTACTAGAGTATTTTAGTAACAATTCAGATCAGCTCGCTAAAAAACCATGCTTAGCTCATTCTTTGTTCATCCTGAGATCAAATCTAGCTTTTTACCAAGATTCAAAATGTCGGGGATAACCGCACATTTTTGATCCTGGCTGAATTTGCATCTCCCGCCATCCATCCTATTTTTTCAAAACATAAGTCCCCGGTGCATCACAAAGTGGCCTTATATCCTTTGCAGGATTACCGAATTCAGGCGGCCTCTTTTTGGAGCTTGAGAGATCTACAAGCCATTTTTCCCAAGCGGGCCACCAGGAATCTTTAAAATGAGGGGCTTTTTCCAACCAAACGTCAGGTGATAAATGTTTATCATCCATCTTATGAGTAAGCATGTGATAGCTTCGCCCGGATTCACCAGGCTTATTAACAATGCCTGTATTGTGTCCTGCGTTAGTCAACACAAAGGTAATATCGCTATCAATAAAGTAATGAATTTTATAAACAGATTTCCAAGGTGCTATGTGATCTTTTATGGTGCTTACGACAAAAGTCGGTACTCTGATGTCGGCAAGATTGATGGTGTCATCAAGAATCTTAAAACGTCCTTCAACCAAGTCGTTATTTAAAAACAAACTACGTAAATACTCGCTGTGCATTTTGTAGGGCATTCGTGTGGTATCATAATCCCATGCCATTAGGTCACTGACCTCCTGCCGTTTACCCAATAAGTAATCATAAACAATACGAGACCAAATGAGATCTATAGACCTTAACATACTGAACGCACCGGCCATTTGAGATCCGTCCAGGTAGCCTTTTTCCCACATAATGTCTTCAATGTAAGTCAGTTGGTTTTCGTCAATAAATAACTGCAGTTCACCTGCATCCTGAAAATCAGTTTGGGCTGCAAACAAAGTCATTGATTTTAATCGAGCATCTCCATTTGCCGCCATTTTTGCTGCAACCATGGTTAATAAGGTTCCTCCAATACAATAACCTACTGTATGGATTTTTTCATTTGGGATAATTTGATTAATTGTATTTAATGCATCCATCACACCATGTATTGCATAATCGGAGAAATCTAAGTCACGATCCTCAGAAGTTGGATTTTTCCAGGAAATCATAAATACGGTATGTCCTTTATCGACTAAAAATTTAACCATGGAATTGTTCGGTGAAAGATCGAGTATGTAATACTTCATAATCCAGGCAGGGATGATTAGGATGGGTTCCGGATAGACAGTGGCTGTTGTCGGCTCATATTGGATAAGCTCAATTAATCGATTTCTATAAATGACTTTTCCAGGTGTTATCGCTAAGTTTTCTCCTACTTTATAGTGTTCACTACCTGCAGGCGGTAGATTATTTAGATTCCTGGTCACGTCATCAATAAAATTATTCAATCCGTTGATAAAATTCATCCCTCCTTCATTGAGTGTCGTCGTAATTACTTCAGGATTCATTGCAGGCACATTTGAGGGAGCACAGACGTCCAAAAATTGGCGGGTGACGAAATTGACAATATTTTCGTTATGCCTAGAAACCCCACGAAGATGTGTCGTGGCATCATCCCACCATTCTTCAGTTAACAAAAAAGATTGAGAATATACGTTGAATGGAAATTGAGACCATAACTCATTTTTAAAGCGATAATCTGTTTGACGCACTTCGATACAAGGGTTGCATTCATCCTGGCTCTGTTGTTGTATGTATAACAATAAATGGCCCAATTTTTTAAGTGCTTCTTTATTTAAGTTGCCTAGTTTTGCTGGTGAAAAATATAAATAGAGCAACCAATCTGCAAAAGACAGCAAGAGCGCAGCAGGTGATAACCAGTTGCTGAATCGGCTGATTGACGCATGGAATAATCGATCGTAACTAAGCCCTTCATAGTCGCCTTTTTTTTCTGATTCAGTGGATACAGGGGCTTGCATCGTTCCAACTGATTTTGGATCCTTCTTTTTTGATTTATTCATGACAAGTCCTTTTGCCAAATCTAAAAGTATTTTAAATATAGTTTTTTTCTAACATTATGCATCAAAAATTAAAATAACTCGATTTTAAAAATAGCATTTTGGAGTTTCTTGGGTATCGATTAGAGAATACTATCCAATTCCCAATATTTTGTGTAGGATGATGGCGTTTTATAATGGAGAGGGATTAAATGTATAATGTAATGATTACTGGTGCAGGGAAAATTGGTAGCTTAATCGCTTGTTTATTATCAGACAGTGGTTCTTACCAGGTCCATTTAGTTGATATAGATTTTAATGGATCAGATGTGAAAAGGCTTTTGGAAGCCGTACCTAAAATTAAAACCGTCGCTTTAGATGTTAAAGATAAGCAATCAACTCAAGCTTATATGGAAAAGCATGATATTGTGGCTGTTATTTCAAGTCTTCCCTATTTTTTAAATACCTATGTTGCTGAGGCTGCAAAAGCTGCTAAAGCACATTATTTTGATCTTACGGAAGATACAGCTGTGACAGAAGCAGTAAAAGCGATTGCTCTTGATGCAGAAACTGCCTTCGTGCCTCAATGCGGATTAGCCCCTGGATTTATCAGCATCGCAGCGAATAGTCTCATGCAGGAGTTTGAAGAGAGTTATCATGTAAAATTACGTGTAGGTGCTCTTCCACAAAATGCAAACAATGCACTTCAATATTCATTAACTTGGTCTACTGATGGAGTGATCAATGAATACGGTAACCCTTGTTATGCAATTAAATATGGAAAGGCGGTAACTCTAGCACCTTTAGAGGGATTGGAAACCATTCAAATTGATGGTTGTGAATATGAAGCGTTTAATACCTCTGGTGGTCTGGGAAGTTTGGCAGAGATGCATGCTGGTAAAGTTCAAACCATGAATTATAAAACCATGCGTTATCCAGGCCATTGTTCAAAGATGCGTCTATTAATGAACGACTTACGATTAAATCAAGATAGACCTACTTTAAAACGCATTTTAGAAAATGCTATTCCCAAAACTTATCAAGATCTTGTTATAGTTTATGTTTCTGTAGAAGGAATGAAACGTGGTGAGTTGACGGAAAAAAATTACGTGAAAAAGATTTATCCTGAGGAAATTTGTGGTTTGGAATGGTCCGCAATTCAAATAAGTACCGCTTCAGGTGTTTGCGCAGTGGTTGATTTGGTACTGGGACAATCTAACGAATATAAAGGCCTGGTATTACAAGAAAAGTTCCATTTATCTGCAGTTTTAGAAAATCGCTTTGGCCGCTATTACGCGTAACCTCAAATATCGTTGCACTGTTCCCGGGTTCACCTAGTTGTATCCGGGTTACCATGGAGATAATGAATGGATATATTAAAACGCTTGAAAATTCATGCAGTTAATCCAGGTGCCTATAGTGGCCAGGGTTGGCAAAGTGGAGTTCATGAGCATAAATTAATCTCTTATAATCCAGCAAATGGTGAAAAGCTTGCTGAAATAGCAACCTGCACTATGGATGATTATGAAGAGGTAATGACCCGTGCACAGCATGCGGCACATGAATGGAGAAAAATTCCTGCTCCAAAAAGGGGTGAAATTATAAGGCAAATTGGTCAGTCATTGCGCGAACATAAAGATGCTTTAGGTAGTTTAGTTTCATTAGAAATGGGTAAATCCAAGCAAGAAGGGGATGGTGAAGTTCAGGAAATGATTGACATTGCTGATTTTGCAGTAGGTCAGTCACGAATGCTATATGGGAATACCATGCATTCTGAACGTCCCCAACACAGAATGTATGAACAATGGCATCCGTACGGTATTGTGGGTGTTATTTCAGCATTTAACTTCCCAGTCGCAGTTTGGTCATGGAATGCTTTTCTTGCAGCCATTTGTGGTAACGTAACTGTTTGGAAACCTTCAGCAAAGACACCTTTGTGTGCTGTAGCCGTGCAGCATATTTGCAATGATGTGTTAACAGCTAATGGATGCCCTGAAATATTTAGTCTGGTCATTCCGGAAGACCATGATGTAGTAGAGACTTTCGTTAATGATACGCGCATACCTCTTATTTCATTTACCGGTTCAACAGCAGTAGGAAAGCAAGTTGCCGCAAAAGTTGCTGCCCGATTAGGTAAGACTATTTTAGAGTTAGGTGGCAATAATGCGATAATTCTTGATGAGTCAGCTGATCTTCATTTAGCAATTCCAGCGATTGTTTTTGGTGCGGTGGGTACTGCAGGACAACGATGCACTTCTACACGACGTCTGTTTGTTCATCATTCCAAATATGATTATGTTGTTGAACGGTTGCGTTTTGCTTATGAGCAGATAACAATTGGCGATCCTTTAGATAAGATCAATCT
Encoded here:
- the lnt gene encoding apolipoprotein N-acyltransferase: MKQTALANSIPLNSSIRLGSIKYFFVFIAGLLAPFGFAPFHIPGLTLLSLAFLYSSLQNCSRKQGVSLGFFYGMGYFGFGVSWVIVSIHDYGQLNYCLAGLVTLIFIMYLSLFPALVAYLYKVLELKNRKLLSLVLFCVLWCLSEYCRATLFTGFPWLLVGTPLIDTPIKYVAPILGIYGLSLVCVLVSALITLAVAQNSSKRYHYLIAIVLILISPMLFKNISWSKIKQEPISIGAVQANLSMRDKWDEALFWNLLEYYEKAINKLLGKQLIILPESAIPLPASYLDKYLLRLNNKALKAKSALMLGILQPTNDRETNYYNAIITLGQAKGKKLKRQLVPFGEYIPKPLVRINHWFHLPEPNLLPGKRKQSLIRIENHPIASLICYEIAYPKLLREQMPKAQWIVSISDNGWFGHSLASYQQLQMAQVLSLLTGRYQVVVNNDGLSSVIDSGGDIIESLPPFSPGVLQSSIFPAEGLTPWIVWHEYPSLIFCAIFIIFVLFIQLRRLFE
- a CDS encoding aldehyde dehydrogenase family protein codes for the protein MDILKRLKIHAVNPGAYSGQGWQSGVHEHKLISYNPANGEKLAEIATCTMDDYEEVMTRAQHAAHEWRKIPAPKRGEIIRQIGQSLREHKDALGSLVSLEMGKSKQEGDGEVQEMIDIADFAVGQSRMLYGNTMHSERPQHRMYEQWHPYGIVGVISAFNFPVAVWSWNAFLAAICGNVTVWKPSAKTPLCAVAVQHICNDVLTANGCPEIFSLVIPEDHDVVETFVNDTRIPLISFTGSTAVGKQVAAKVAARLGKTILELGGNNAIILDESADLHLAIPAIVFGAVGTAGQRCTSTRRLFVHHSKYDYVVERLRFAYEQITIGDPLDKINLMGPLIDKQAVDQFNKAIARIKEAGGRIISGGEAVHRPGFFVQPTLVCDVKNHWDIVQEETFAPILYVMPFQTIDEAIALQNHVPQGLSSAMFTQNLKNAEHFLSAWGSDCGIANINIGTSGAEIGGAFGGEKETGGGRESGSDSWKAYMRRQTNTINWGNELPLAQGIRFDLV
- a CDS encoding PHA/PHB synthase family protein, whose product is MNKSKKKDPKSVGTMQAPVSTESEKKGDYEGLSYDRLFHASISRFSNWLSPAALLLSFADWLLYLYFSPAKLGNLNKEALKKLGHLLLYIQQQSQDECNPCIEVRQTDYRFKNELWSQFPFNVYSQSFLLTEEWWDDATTHLRGVSRHNENIVNFVTRQFLDVCAPSNVPAMNPEVITTTLNEGGMNFINGLNNFIDDVTRNLNNLPPAGSEHYKVGENLAITPGKVIYRNRLIELIQYEPTTATVYPEPILIIPAWIMKYYILDLSPNNSMVKFLVDKGHTVFMISWKNPTSEDRDLDFSDYAIHGVMDALNTINQIIPNEKIHTVGYCIGGTLLTMVAAKMAANGDARLKSMTLFAAQTDFQDAGELQLFIDENQLTYIEDIMWEKGYLDGSQMAGAFSMLRSIDLIWSRIVYDYLLGKRQEVSDLMAWDYDTTRMPYKMHSEYLRSLFLNNDLVEGRFKILDDTINLADIRVPTFVVSTIKDHIAPWKSVYKIHYFIDSDITFVLTNAGHNTGIVNKPGESGRSYHMLTHKMDDKHLSPDVWLEKAPHFKDSWWPAWEKWLVDLSSSKKRPPEFGNPAKDIRPLCDAPGTYVLKK
- a CDS encoding saccharopine dehydrogenase family protein, which translates into the protein MYNVMITGAGKIGSLIACLLSDSGSYQVHLVDIDFNGSDVKRLLEAVPKIKTVALDVKDKQSTQAYMEKHDIVAVISSLPYFLNTYVAEAAKAAKAHYFDLTEDTAVTEAVKAIALDAETAFVPQCGLAPGFISIAANSLMQEFEESYHVKLRVGALPQNANNALQYSLTWSTDGVINEYGNPCYAIKYGKAVTLAPLEGLETIQIDGCEYEAFNTSGGLGSLAEMHAGKVQTMNYKTMRYPGHCSKMRLLMNDLRLNQDRPTLKRILENAIPKTYQDLVIVYVSVEGMKRGELTEKNYVKKIYPEEICGLEWSAIQISTASGVCAVVDLVLGQSNEYKGLVLQEKFHLSAVLENRFGRYYA